In Primulina eburnea isolate SZY01 chromosome 3, ASM2296580v1, whole genome shotgun sequence, one DNA window encodes the following:
- the LOC140827793 gene encoding protein PHR1-LIKE 3-like has product MYSGMPLHSFAMEGSGEEHQHTALDGTSFPGDACLVLSADPRPRLRWTAELHERFVDAVTQLGGPDKATPKTIMRSMGVKGLTLYHLKSHLQKYRMGKQAIKEVTENSKEASCVAETQDTGSSASTSTMMMSQEINDGYQVTEALRVQMEVQRRLHEQLEVQRRLQLRIEAQGKYLQSILEKACKALNDQALASAGLEAARDELSDLAIKVANECNILTNIPPVSDISFNVHDQNLLNLPARLGDCFTNASVVSPMAEGAAALKKRPRDMFRNGELLPFDSSMRPVEWMMSNIG; this is encoded by the exons ATGTATTCTGGGATGCCATTACATAGTTTTGCAATGGAGGGGAGCGGGGAAGAGCATCAACACACGGCTTTGGATGGCACTAGTTTTCCTGGTGACGCGTGCCTTGTTCTGTCAGCCGATCCCAGGCCGCGCCTCCGGTGGACGGCGGAGCTGCATGAAAGATTTGTGGATGCTGTCACTCAGCTCGGCGGCCCCGATA AAGCAACACCAAAAACAATTATGAGATCAATGGGAGTGAAAGGCTTGACTTTGTATCACTTGAAGTCTCATCTTCAG AAGTATCGAATGGGGAAACAAGCCATCAAGGAGGTAACAGAAAACTCAAAAGAAG CATCTTGTGTTGCCGAGACTCAGGATACTGGTTCATCTGCATCAACATCAACAATGATGATGTCACAAGAAATAAACGA CGGGTACCAGGTAACGGAGGCTTTGCGTGTGCAAATGGAAGTTCAGCGAAGACTGCACGAGCAGCTTGAG GTCCAACGCAGGCTCCAGCTCCGAATAGAAGCCCAAGGAAAGTATCTACAATCGATCCTTGAAAAAGCTTGTAAAGCACTTAATGACCAAGCACTGGCCTCTGCTGGGCTAGAAGCTGCTAGGGACGAGCTGTCTGACCTGGCAATCAAGGTAGCCAATGAATGCAACATTCTGACGAATATACCTCCAGTATCTGACATATCCTTCAATGTGCATGACCAAAACCTGTTGAACCTGCCTGCTCGACTCGGTGATTGTTTTACCAATGCGAGTGTTGTTTCTCCAATGGCTGAAGGTGCTGCAGCACTCAAGAAAAGACCGCGGGATATGTTTAGAAATGgggagttgttacccttcgacAGCAGCATGAGGCCGGTAGAATGGATGATGTCGAATATCGGATGA